A window of the Megalopta genalis isolate 19385.01 chromosome 2, iyMegGena1_principal, whole genome shotgun sequence genome harbors these coding sequences:
- the adp gene encoding WD and tetratricopeptide repeats 1 — translation MLNVYDKDYRVLDLVRQREIQDSAAYTVAQKLHVTENLISRLGLEKELVGHTGCVNCLEWNESGQILASASDDMNIILWDPFRYEKKLVLHTGHYGNIFSVKFMPKSNDSILVSGAGDSKVRVRDLTLTEPILICNCHMGRVKRIATASTVPFLFWSAAEDGLILQYDIRAPHTCKSSVSNTVLINLYNHMGRNAEAKCVTVNPKRPELIAVGASDAYIRMYDRRMIKLSQVPIIPRGHASLRRAGEGDQDENIPLGCAQYFIAGHLQSRQRDNNRSLTTTYLTFSADGNELLVNMGGEQIYLFDINNPKNVKTCFGYTTYTYTGDFGKSCYTDKNSEDSIEYAKKNVKVLPPHVEKLKYEANKCFEQQNYVLAITLYDKAISYCPTAAVLYANRAAAYMKRTWDGDIYAALKDCQTTLLLDPGHVKARFRLARCLFDLDRATEADKVLKEFQQKFPEYTSNSACKALKMDIKEAIDSGRDNSMSQPMFHISEYEKEWRHNTIDYKMRFCGHCNTTTDIKEANFFGNNGQYIVAGSDDGSFFIWDRSTTNIIRVLRGDERIVNCLQPHPSTCLLATSGIDPVIRLWSPLPEDGSVNDRKIQNLEDAAAANQIRMNTDPFEVMLMNMGYRFPVQQAEHSDDDNEQQHQPIMQPLNCRPS, via the exons ATGCTTAATGTATATGATAAAGATTACAGAGTTCTGGATTTGGTACGGCAACGTGAAATACAG GATTCTGCAGCTTATACAGTCGCTCAGAAATTACATGTTACAGAAAACTTAATTTCTCGATTAGGATTAGAGAAAGAGTTAGTTGGGCATACAGGATGTGTCAATTGTTTAGAATGGAACGAAAGTGGACA AATTCTCGCCTCAGCATCTGATGACATGAATATCATCTTATGGGATCCATTTCGATATGAAAAAAAGTTAGTACTACATACAGGTCATTATGGAAACATATTTTCTGTTAAG TTCATGCCAAAATCAAATGACAGCATATTGGTATCGGGTGCTGGAGATAGCAAGGTACGAGTTCGTGACCTAACACTTACTGAACCTATACTTATATGCAATTGTCATATGGGCCGTGTCAAACGTATTGCTACTGCATCTACTGTTCCTTTCCTGTTTTGGAGTGCTGCAGAAGATGGTCTTATTTTACAATATGATATTCGTGCTCCTCACACTTGCAAAAGTAGTGTATCTAATACTGTATTAATTAACCTTTATAATCACATGGGTCGAAATGCGGAAGCTAAATGTGTCACTGTGAATCCAAAACGACCAGAGTTAATAGCTGTTGGAGCTAGTGATGCCTACATACGAATGTATGATCGCAGGATGATTAAGCTTTCTCAG GTGCCTATTATCCCTAGAGGACACGCAAGTTTACGTCGTGCTGGTGAAGGTGATCAAGATGAGAATATTCCATTGGGTTGCGCTCAGTATTTTATCGCGG GCCATCTGCAGTCTCGACAGCGTGACAATAATAGGAGTCTTACTACTACATACTTAACCTTCAGTGCTGATGGAAATGAACTTCTTGTTAACATGGGTGGGgaacaaatttatttatttgacatCAACAATCCAAAGAACGTAAAGACATGCTTTGGTTATACTACATATACTTACACAG GGGACTTCGGGAAATCTTGCTACACGGACAAAAATAGTGAGGATAGTATAGAGTATGCTAAGAAAAATGTGAAAGTTCTGCCACCTCAtgttgaaaaattaaaatacgAA GCTAATAAGTGTTTTGAGCAACAGAACTATGTGTTGGCAATTACTTTGTATGATAAGGCAATTAGTTACTGTCCTACAGCTGCTGTGCTTTATGCTAACAGAGCTGCAGCATATATGAAACGAACTTG GGATGGTGACATATATGCGGCTCTTAAAGACTGTCAAACAACGTTACTCCTTGATCCAGGACATGTCAAAGCACGTTTTAG ACTGGCGCGTTGCTTATTTGACTTAGATCGGGCAACAGAAGCTGATAAAGTACTTAAAGAATTTCAACAAAAATTTCCTGAATATACATCCAATTCAGCATGTAAAGCATTAAAAATGGATATAAAAGAAGCTATAGATTCTG GTAGAGATAATAGCATGAGTCAGCCAATGTTCCATATATCAGAATATGAAAAAGAATGGCGACATAATACGATTGATTATAAAATGAGATTTTGTGGACACTGCAACACTACAACTGATATAAAAGAGGCTAACTTCTTTGGAAA CAATGGTCAATATATTGTGGCAGGATCAGATGATGGTTCTTTTTTTATTTGGGATCGTAGTACTACGAATATTATTCGCGTACTAAGAGGAGATGAACGAATTGTAAACTGTCTTCAACCTCATCCATCTACATGTTTATTAGCTACTAGTGGTATTGACCCAGTAATCAGATTATGGAGCCCATTGCCCGAG GATGGTAGCGTCAACGACAGAAAAATTCAGAATTTAGAAGATGctgcagctgcaaatcaaatacGGATGAACACTGATCCGTTTGAGGTAATGCTCATGAATATGGGATATAGATTTCCTGTTCAACAAGCTGAACATAGTGATGATGATAATGAACAACAACATCAGCCAATCATGCAACCTCTGAATTGTAGACCGAGTTAA
- the BBS5 gene encoding Bardet-Biedl syndrome 5 protein gives MWQDNEVRFDISYNLMQLRLGEFTADKLDLIEDTKGNAGDNGRLIVTNLRVIWHSLHLPRINLSIGYNTFIAVNSKTIHTLQGKHTQALYILASFRNCRYEFIFTNLGSKNTRHYTSVIGIYRAYTSSKIYREIKLRSGIINENQLTLLPQETVHSTSQDIWNLSLEQGNIGTFIITNIRLVWFANMNHQFNISIPYFTIASITIKNSKFGPTLVIVSTESTGAYILGFRVTPLEKLHILYKEVTTSFKTFEKCPIFGVDYTLEHEASLQREVNIEQYSEKEDNQIENLNVFGYYFSEGTNQRKPSVSDYLGLAAEKPNETSTLQNIWELIPQN, from the exons atgtggCAAGATAATGAAGTCCGATTTGATATTTCTTACAA ccTGATGCAGTTACGATTAGGAGAGTTTACTgctgataaacttgatttaattGAAGATACAAAAGGAAATGCAGGCGATAATGGAAGACTTATAGTAACAAATCTTAGAGTAATATGGCATTCATTACATCTTCCTAGAATCAATTTAA GTATTGGATACAACACATTCATTGCTGTGAATTCTAAAACTATCCATACT TTACAAGGAAAACATACGCAAGCTCTATATATCCTAGCTTCTTTTCGAAATTGCAGATACGAATTTATATTCACAAATCTAGGTTCAAAAAACACAAGACATTATACATCAGTCATTGGTATATATAG AGCTTACACTTCATCAAAGATTTATCGAGAAATTAAATTAAGAAGTGGTATAATTAATGAAAATCAACTGACTTTACTGCCACAAGAAACAGTGCATTCTACTTCACAGGATATTTGGAATTTATCATTAGAACAa gGAAATATTGGAACTTTCATTATAACAAATATACGTTTAGTATGGTTTGCTAATATGAATCATCAGTTTAACATATCAATTCCATATTTTACAATAGCAAGT atTACTATCAAAAATTCAAAATTTGGTCCAACTTTAGTAATTGTGAGTACAGAATCTACAGGAGCTTACATATTAGGCTTTCGGGTTACTCCCCTTGAGAAGCTACATATTTTATACAAAGAAGTTACAACATCGTTTAAAACATTTGAAAAGTGTCCAATATTCGGTGTAGATTATACACTCGAACATGAG GCATCTTTACAACGAGAAGTAAATATAGAACAATACTCTGAAAAAGAAGATAatcaaattgaaaatttaaatgTTTTTGGATACTATTTTTCTGaaggaacaaatcaacgaaaACCTAGCGTTTCAGATTATTTAGGACTTGCTGCAGAAAAGCCTAACGAAACTAGTACTTTGCAGAATATATGGGAACTTATACCTCAAAATTAG
- the Bdp1 gene encoding transcription factor TFIIIB component B'' homolog Bdp1, which translates to MKRARIKATVTVPTRRKTTQENVNTESTSTTDCIEKSNNEVNDTSSILQQQTSEDNVQETQPQDVPITVEQIKIEMIHENVSLKNGIKRSFDELSKEIIQPLENTNTTELGSPTKLSQSRLSFMRPVPKLNSSGRVRRNSVQGSGASASESEDDSKRTNSIANNHTKNDLVHTAEATKDTVVNNTKMSSLTKSKMGQKRRVLVSESARKLADARREFNLKHENKIPDRSKLTMYDLIHYNPVTNPMKKSKDSETVARKLSTCQPDELQEEENEDDPSSAMPVPQVKVGPDGQLIIDEQSLVIEQTNAKKNREMLAKEAIIDDDTGGGFYKKRQKSKEWPKWETLKFYKALNTVGTDFLLMQSLFPNRTRQEIKIKFKKEEKINRNLIEKALEYHQEFDTELLEKSFALLEKSEKEFCTTQEKKKQKLSRNFEKIKKADRKRRCRIVATSIAEMDASDEEEGSDSKVQNENIEDNEHQQSLKKTHKKKRKKIKDEKRTSEVPLMETEDVESLSVCSGFDSDTEIYHVRPTRSGRLPKVKKLQGPDINTLDNERLNYDSSDQECTTLPKNTTKDLDNIVFENANSNPEMNYANSVKTVIPNISNVEPGSLLILSKESPEEPGKSVLQVYMISSNVNSSENIKEQIATPTNLPPELLATVTTRLSNAESIAVKEEYE; encoded by the exons ATGAAGCGGGCACGAATAAAGGCTACAGTTACTGTTCCAACAAGACGGAAAACGACACAAGAAAATGTTAACACAGAATCTACATCTACAACTGATTGCATTGAGAAatctaacaatgaagttaatGATACTTCTTCAATATTACAACAACAAACTTCGGAGGATAATGTCCAAGAAACACAACCACAGGATGTTCCAATAACAGtagaacaaataaaaattgaaatgatCCATGAAAATGTCTCACTTAAAAATGGGATCAAACGAAGTTTTGATGAATTGAGTAAAGAAATTATACAACCGTTGGAAAACACAAATACAACAGAATTAG GTTCTCCTACAAAATTATCACAGAGCAGATTAAGTTTTATGAGGCCAGTACCTAAATTAAATAGTAGTGGCAGAGTAAGAAGGAATAGTGTACAAGGAAGTGGAGCTAGTGCAAGTGAATCGGAAGATGATAGCAAGAGAACAAATTCTATCGCTAACAATCAtacaaaaaatgatttagttcatACAGCAGAAGCTACTAAGGACACAGTTGTTAATAATACTAAAATGTCTAGTTTAACAAAATCGAAAATGGGTCAAAAGAGACGTGTCTTAGTATCTGAATCTGCAAGGAAATTAGCTGATGCTAGAAGAGAATTCAATTTGAAACATGAAAATAAGATACCAGATAGAAGCAAACTTACTATGTATGATCTAATACATTATAATCCAGTTACAAATCCTATGAAAAAATCTAAAGATTCTGAAACGGTAGCAAGAAAACTTTCAACATGCCA ACCTGACGAATTACAAGAAGAAGAAAATGAGGATGACCCATCATCTGCAATGCCTGTACCTCAAGTAAAAGTAGGACCAGATGGCCAACTAATAATAGATGAACAAAGTCTTGTTATAGAGCAAACCAATGCAAAAAAGAATCGTGAAATGTTAGCCAAGGAAGCTATTATTGATGATGATACTGGAGGTGGATTTTATAAAAAACGTCAAAAAAGTAAAGAATGGCCCAAATGGGAAACTCTAAAATTTTATAAAGCATTAAATACAGTTGGTACTGATTTCCTGTTGATGCAAAGTCTTTTTCCAAATAGAACACGTCAGGAAATTAAAatcaaatttaaaaaagaagaaaaaataaatagaaatctgATAGAAAAAGCACTCGAGTATCACCAAGAATTTGATACTGAATTACTAGAAAAATCATTCG CTTTGTTGGAAAAATCAGAAAAAGAGTTTTGTACTacacaagaaaaaaaaaagcaAAAGTTATCAAGGAATttcgaaaaaattaaaaaagcagaTAGAAAACGAAGATGCA GAATCGTAGCAACTAGTATTGCAGAAATGGATGCATCagatgaagaagaaggttcagattcaaaggTACAAAACGAAAATATAGAAGATAATGAACACCAACAATCTCTTAAAAAAACTCATAAAAAAAAACGCAAAAAAATTAAGGACGAAAAGAGAACATCAGAAGTACCATTAATGGAAACGGAAGATGTTGAATCATTAAGTGTATGCTCAGGTTTTGATAGTGATACGGAAATTTACCATGTACGACCAACTAGATCCGGAAGATTACCGAAAGTAAAAAAACTGCAAGGACCAGACATAAATACACTTGATAATGAAAGATTGAATTATGACTCAAGTGATCAGGAATGTACAACATTGCCAAAAAATACTACAAAAGATCTGGATAACATAGTTTTTGAAAATGCTAATAGTAACCCAGAAATGAATTATGCAAATTCTGTTAAAACAGTCATACCAAATATTAGTAACGTAGAACCGGGATCCTTGCTCATTTTGTCAAAAGAATCTCCAGAAGAGCCTGGGAAAAGTGTTCTACAAGTTTACATGATTAGTTCCAACGTTAACTCCTCAGAAAATATTAAGGAACAAATCGCCACACCTACAAATTTACCACCAGAACTTTTAGCAACGGTAACCACTAGATTATCAAATGCAGAATCAATTGCAGTCAAAGAAGAGTACGAATAA
- the Secp43 gene encoding tRNA Selenocysteine associated protein: MSGPMVLCQLWMGGLEPYMTESFIMNAFHKMGEQPQTVKVMRNRYTGEPAGYCFVHFPTDEMALDAMHKLNGKVIPGSNPPVRFRLNHASTTGKPAAEREFSIWVGDLSTDVDDYSLYRAFAAKYNSIRTAKVILDSSGFSKGYGFVRFANEEEQKNSLVTMNGYRGLGTKSLKICNAVPRPWNKISGSTPPQSSSDYPASNMNSDAYNYYDTSSYWNSYSAWQQGYYESEPTSDGYNSYISDQKPEEDELELIEHSVPVDIDKLNREIIEQDYNLWDALESSKWIPCDTLELCY; this comes from the exons ATGTCAGGACCAATGGTATTGTGCCAATTATGGATGGGTGGA TTAGAGCCATACATGACAGAAAGTTTTATAATGAATGCTTTTCACAAAATGGGAGAACAACCGCAAACTGTTAAAGTAATGAGAAATCGCTATACTGGTGAGCCAGCAGGATATTGTTTTGTACATTTTCCAACTGATGAAATGGCACTTGATGCTATGCATAAATTAAATGGCAAAGTGATTCCTGGTTCTAACCCT CCTGTAAGGTTCCGATTAAATCATGCTAGTACAACAGGAAAACCAGCAGCGGAAAGAGAATTCAGTATTTGGGTTGGAGATTTATCAACAGATGTAGATGACTATTCTTTATACAGAGCATTTGCAGcaaaatataattcaattagaACTGCAAAAGTAATTTTGGATAGCTCTGGTTTTAGTAAAGGATATGGTTTTGTCAGATTTGCTAATGAAGAAGAACAAAAGAATAGTTTAGTTACCATGAATGGATATAGAGGACTAGGAACAAAATCACTAAAAATTTGTAATGCTGTCCCTAGGCCTTGGAATAAAATATCAGG ATCTACTCCACCGCAGTCATCATCTGATTATCCAGCATCAAATATGAATTCAGACGCTTATAATTACTATGACACATCGTCATATTGGAACAGCTATAGTGCATGGCAACAAGGCTACTATGAAAGTGAACCTACATCAGATGGATATAACAGTTATATATCAGATCAAAAACCTGAAGAAGATGAATTAGAATTAATTG AACATTCCGTTCCTGTAGATATTGATAAACTTAATAGGGAAATAATAGAACAGGATTATAATCTGTGGGATGCATTGGAAAGTTCAAAATGGATACCATGTGACACATTAGAATTATGTTATTAA
- the Rab35 gene encoding RAS oncogene family member Rab35, which translates to MAREYDHLFKLLIIGDSGVGKSSLLLRFADNTFNGSYITTIGVDFKIQTVEIDGERVKLQIWDTAGQERFRTITSTYYRGTHGVIVVYDVTSGDSFANVKRWLHEIEQNCDVVNRVLVGNKNDSPNEKVVLTEDAQRFANQMGIQLFETSAKDNINVQEMFMAITRQVLRTKKERKERQAIQTSETVNLRKSTKQHKKKCC; encoded by the exons ATGGCCCGGGAATATGATCATTTATTTAAGCTTCTAATAATAGGAGATAGTG GTGTAGGCAAAAGTTCGTTGCTATTAAGATTTGCTGACAATACTTTTAATGGCAGTTATATAACTACAATAGGAGTGGACTTTAAAATACAAACTGTGGAAATAGATGGTGAGAGAGTAAAGCTCCAAATTTGGGACACAGCTGGACAAGAACGATTTCGGACAATAACTTCTACTTACTATAGAGGAACACATGGTGTTATTGTTGTGTATGATGTGACTAGTGGTGACTCCTTTGCTAACGTTAAAAGATGGTTACATGAAATCGAACAAAATTGTGATGTGGTTAACAGGGTACTTGTAGGGAATAAGAATGATTCACCGAATGAAAAAGTGGTATTAACAGAAGATGCACAAAGATTCGCTAATCAAATGGGAATTCAATTGTTTGAAACTTCTGCTAAAGACAATATTAATGTTCAAGAA ATGTTTATGGCAATAACACGGCAGGTGCTTAGGACCAAAAAAGAAAGGAAGGAACGACAAGCTATACAAACCAGTGAAACAGTAAACCTGAGAAAAAGCACAAAACAACATAAAAAGAAATGTTGTTAA